One Thiobacillus sp. genomic region harbors:
- a CDS encoding Crp/Fnr family transcriptional regulator produces MMTATRQHFIPEMLAHQPAFRCLHASELDCLAQGAYEYAATRNEFLFQKGDALQSVYLVISGQIKLSLTNQGGVETIVRMAFAGDTFAEEAVFPGLTAPINAQANKDSLLLVLRQTALREAMRRNPDLADCLMARMGKRMCQLIESLETCVQRSSTQRVAHFLSQRAPEAAHSFRVELDVSKSTIASQLNLAPETFSRVLKRLSTEGLIKLKGRCITLVDLDSLRAYAG; encoded by the coding sequence ATGATGACCGCTACCCGGCAACACTTCATCCCCGAAATGCTGGCCCACCAGCCCGCCTTCCGTTGCCTGCATGCCAGTGAACTCGATTGCCTGGCCCAGGGAGCCTACGAGTACGCCGCCACCCGGAACGAGTTCCTGTTCCAGAAAGGCGATGCGCTACAGAGCGTGTACCTGGTCATCTCAGGCCAGATCAAGCTGTCCCTTACCAACCAGGGGGGCGTGGAAACCATCGTGCGCATGGCCTTCGCCGGCGACACCTTCGCGGAAGAGGCCGTGTTCCCCGGCTTGACGGCCCCCATCAACGCCCAGGCCAACAAGGATAGCCTGCTGCTGGTACTAAGGCAGACGGCCCTGCGGGAAGCCATGCGCCGCAACCCCGACCTGGCGGACTGCCTCATGGCCCGCATGGGCAAGCGCATGTGCCAGCTCATCGAAAGCCTGGAGACCTGCGTGCAGCGCAGCAGCACCCAGCGGGTGGCCCATTTCCTAAGCCAACGGGCGCCGGAAGCGGCCCACAGCTTCAGGGTGGAACTCGACGTCAGCAAGTCCACCATAGCTTCCCAGCTCAACCTGGCCCCGGAGACTTTCTCCCGGGTGCTCAAGCGGCTTTCCACCGAAGGCCTCATCAAACTAAAGGGACGCTGCATCACCCTGGTGGATCTGGACTCCCTGCGCGCCTACGCAGGCTGA